The following proteins are co-located in the Cetobacterium sp. NK01 genome:
- a CDS encoding sensor domain-containing diguanylate cyclase, protein MFENILLDNLTVGILVLDSNFKINYLNKLMKKILIDQNIMLNNSEISLEKLYSINGYKIKSYSIENNTEKFLQLEFHEINKNSENKLVAMLDTVQDFIFYLDSEGRIEYFNKAYADFIGRSYEDIIGRKESEFFSKEMACKCEENNKKALKYGNFYEEENFQDNWYHTFKSRVDLENNEFGILGMIKEITESKKKDLDLKEKVYKDILTGIYNRNFYEEKIKRIFEVNKNTKFSIMLMDIDKFKEINDTQGHDIGDLVLKNFSKLLKRNVRKDNDFIIRIGGDELAIIVEGSLKDLRKIYERVESDISNEKLLNDLKFSISVGFAERDQCESLKSLYKKADIELYKMKNRRY, encoded by the coding sequence ATGTTTGAAAATATTTTATTAGACAATCTAACAGTAGGTATATTAGTTTTAGATAGTAATTTTAAAATTAACTATTTAAATAAATTAATGAAAAAAATATTAATAGATCAAAATATAATGCTTAATAATTCTGAAATTTCTTTAGAAAAACTTTACAGTATTAATGGATATAAAATAAAAAGTTATAGTATAGAAAATAATACAGAAAAATTTTTACAGTTAGAATTCCATGAAATAAATAAAAATTCTGAAAATAAGTTAGTTGCAATGCTTGATACAGTTCAAGATTTTATATTTTATCTAGATTCAGAGGGAAGAATAGAATACTTTAATAAAGCTTATGCAGATTTTATAGGAAGATCTTATGAAGATATAATTGGTAGAAAAGAAAGTGAGTTTTTCTCAAAAGAGATGGCTTGTAAATGCGAAGAGAATAATAAAAAAGCTTTAAAATATGGTAATTTTTATGAAGAAGAAAATTTTCAAGATAACTGGTACCATACATTTAAATCAAGAGTTGATTTAGAAAATAATGAATTTGGAATTTTAGGTATGATTAAAGAGATAACAGAGTCAAAGAAAAAAGATCTTGATTTAAAGGAGAAAGTTTATAAAGATATTTTGACTGGAATATATAATAGAAATTTTTATGAAGAAAAAATAAAAAGAATTTTTGAAGTTAATAAAAATACAAAGTTTTCTATTATGCTTATGGATATTGATAAATTTAAAGAAATAAATGATACTCAAGGCCACGATATTGGAGATTTAGTTTTAAAAAATTTTTCAAAGCTTTTAAAAAGAAATGTTAGAAAAGACAATGATTTTATTATAAGAATTGGTGGAGATGAGTTAGCAATAATTGTTGAAGGCTCTTTAAAAGATCTTAGAAAAATTTATGAAAGAGTTGAAAGTGATATTTCAAATGAGAAGTTATTAAATGATTTAAAGTTTTCAATTAGCGTAGGATTTGCCGAAAGAGATCAATGTGAGAGTTTAAAAAGTTTATATAAAAAAGCTGATATAGAGTTGTATAAAATGAAAAATAGGAGATACTAA
- a CDS encoding VanZ family protein yields MRRANLFKILSFCVMGIIFWFSNQDGEESLKQSNLILQYLKELLAIFNLDVRKLAHFTIYLILGSCYFLSFKNLDKKAGILSIVLTFLYACTDEFHQSFVPGRGPAFKDVGIDTLGGILGISILYKFTNYYKKPIIKLNKKNIKV; encoded by the coding sequence ATGAGAAGAGCAAATTTATTTAAAATTTTATCCTTTTGTGTTATGGGAATAATATTTTGGTTTTCTAATCAAGATGGTGAAGAATCTTTAAAGCAATCTAATTTAATTTTACAGTATTTAAAAGAATTATTAGCAATATTTAATTTAGACGTTAGAAAGTTAGCTCACTTTACAATTTATTTAATACTTGGAAGTTGCTATTTCTTAAGTTTTAAAAACTTAGATAAAAAAGCTGGAATATTGAGTATAGTGTTAACTTTTTTATATGCATGTACAGATGAATTCCATCAGAGCTTTGTTCCAGGAAGAGGGCCTGCGTTTAAAGATGTAGGAATAGATACATTAGGAGGAATTTTAGGAATTAGTATATTATATAAATTTACTAATTATTATAAAAAGCCTATAATCAAATTAAATAAGAAAAATATAAAAGTCTGA
- a CDS encoding iron-containing alcohol dehydrogenase, whose amino-acid sequence MKNFIYDVPTRILFGQGQVSNLGKEVKKHASKVLLLYGKNSIKKNGLYDEVIKSLTEENIEIIELSGVDPNPRIETVREGADLCRKYNLELVLAVGGGSTIDCAKGIAAQTKYHGDIWKDLCVDKKFNLLTEALPVASILTLAATGSEMNGNSVLSNLKENLKLGFSSYLLRPVFSILDPTYTFSVSKYQTAAGAVDIMSHIFEQYFSPDKKGYLQARIMEGLLKTVIHYAPIAYIDPINYEARANIMWASSLSLNGLTSAGKETTDWATHQIEHELSAKYDITHGVGLGILTPYWMEYVLDKENVHRFVEYANNVWNIYGDNDFEVAKKVIKKTREFFDTLDIPSTLTDVGIDSSKFEEMATSATRLGPIGTMKKLEYKDVLEILTMSL is encoded by the coding sequence ATGAAGAATTTTATTTACGATGTTCCAACAAGAATTTTGTTTGGTCAAGGACAAGTTTCAAACTTAGGAAAAGAAGTAAAAAAGCATGCTTCTAAAGTTTTATTACTTTATGGAAAAAATAGCATTAAAAAAAATGGTTTATACGATGAAGTTATAAAATCTTTAACTGAAGAAAATATAGAAATTATAGAACTTTCAGGAGTTGATCCTAATCCTAGAATTGAAACTGTAAGAGAAGGAGCTGATCTTTGTAGAAAATATAATTTAGAATTAGTTTTAGCTGTTGGAGGAGGAAGTACAATTGATTGTGCTAAAGGCATTGCGGCACAAACCAAATATCATGGAGATATTTGGAAAGATCTTTGTGTTGATAAAAAATTTAATTTGTTAACTGAAGCACTTCCTGTAGCATCTATCTTAACTCTTGCTGCAACAGGAAGTGAAATGAATGGAAACAGTGTTTTATCTAATCTAAAAGAAAATTTAAAATTAGGGTTTAGCAGTTATCTTTTAAGACCTGTATTTTCTATACTTGATCCAACTTATACTTTCTCTGTTAGTAAATATCAAACTGCAGCTGGTGCTGTAGATATAATGAGTCATATTTTTGAACAATATTTTTCTCCTGATAAAAAAGGATATCTTCAAGCTAGAATAATGGAAGGTCTCTTAAAAACAGTTATTCATTATGCTCCAATAGCTTATATAGATCCTATAAATTATGAAGCAAGAGCTAACATTATGTGGGCGAGCTCTCTTTCTTTAAATGGATTGACATCTGCTGGAAAAGAAACAACAGACTGGGCTACTCATCAAATAGAGCATGAACTTAGTGCTAAGTATGATATTACTCATGGAGTTGGATTAGGTATTTTAACTCCATATTGGATGGAATATGTTTTAGATAAAGAGAATGTTCACAGATTTGTGGAATATGCTAATAATGTTTGGAATATATATGGCGATAATGATTTTGAAGTTGCTAAAAAGGTAATAAAAAAAACAAGAGAATTTTTTGATACATTAGATATTCCATCTACTTTAACAGATGTAGGAATAGATAGCTCAAAATTTGAAGAGATGGCAACAAGTGCAACAAGATTAGGTCCAATTGGAACTATGAAAAAGTTAGAATATAAAGATGTTTTAGAAATATTAACAATGTCTTTATAG
- a CDS encoding Crp/Fnr family transcriptional regulator: MKKIEKYINFYHLDEILSKEVHEKLLIKHYKKGEYILEAHKGANSIYFIVEGTVEVSCILDNGNQICLNILRPLEIFGDIEYINKEEVLFDVVAKSDVVVLLLPFQIARENLEENINFWRFLAIEGNKKLLNTNRAIFYKSTLKAKDIFIKYLEDNGGEITFKSLDELSSRLNISYRNLTRIIAFYVDSGTIVKERNSIKIL; the protein is encoded by the coding sequence ATGAAAAAAATAGAAAAATATATAAATTTTTACCATTTAGACGAAATTTTAAGCAAAGAAGTTCATGAAAAACTATTGATAAAGCATTATAAAAAAGGTGAATATATTTTAGAAGCTCATAAAGGAGCAAATAGCATTTATTTTATAGTAGAAGGAACAGTTGAAGTTTCCTGTATCTTAGACAATGGAAACCAAATTTGTCTAAATATTTTGAGACCTTTAGAAATTTTTGGAGATATTGAATACATAAATAAAGAGGAAGTTCTATTTGATGTGGTAGCTAAGAGTGATGTAGTTGTTCTTCTTCTTCCATTTCAAATTGCAAGAGAAAATCTTGAAGAAAATATAAACTTTTGGAGATTCTTAGCTATTGAAGGAAATAAAAAACTTTTAAATACAAATAGAGCAATTTTTTATAAAAGTACACTTAAAGCCAAAGATATTTTTATAAAATATTTAGAAGATAATGGAGGAGAAATTACTTTTAAATCTTTAGATGAACTCTCTAGCAGACTCAATATTAGCTATAGAAATCTAACTAGAATCATAGCTTTTTATGTTGATAGTGGTACTATAGTTAAAGAAAGAAATTCTATTAAAATTTTATAG
- a CDS encoding thymidine phosphorylase: MRAVDIIQKKRDNIELTSEEMNFLLGEYLQNRVPDYQMSSFLMAVYFNGMTKDELKVFTELMMNSGEVIKFDGIEKFLIDKHSTGGVGDKTTIALAGLFAAFNIGTAKLSGRGLGHTGGTIDKFEAIPGFVFPETRDELVKMVNKVGTGIMGYSDTIVPLDKKLYSLRDVTATVSSIPLIASSIMSKKLAVYADGIILDVKVGSGAFMKNLKTAEELAKTMIDIGDSFGRKVVTLLTDMDQPLGYAVGNANEIIEAIETLKGRGPKDFTELVETIVATALQIKGDVKSLEEGKERVAEVISNGAAIQHLKDFIEAAGGNPELVEDYTLLPKFKSEYEFKSKKSGWISKIEAEEIGKAAMVLGAGRATKDDIIDHSVGILLTKKVGDYVEAGEVLAFIQHNDKNLESSIRFLEGAYTIVDKKVEKNKVILEILSNIGL, translated from the coding sequence ATGAGAGCGGTAGATATTATTCAAAAAAAGAGAGACAATATTGAGTTAACATCTGAAGAAATGAACTTCTTACTAGGGGAGTATTTACAAAATAGAGTTCCTGATTATCAGATGTCTTCATTTCTTATGGCAGTTTATTTTAATGGAATGACAAAAGATGAATTAAAAGTATTTACAGAGCTTATGATGAATAGTGGGGAAGTTATAAAATTTGACGGAATAGAAAAGTTTCTAATTGATAAACATTCAACAGGTGGAGTGGGAGATAAAACTACTATTGCTTTAGCAGGATTATTTGCTGCTTTTAATATAGGAACTGCTAAACTTTCTGGAAGAGGTCTTGGACATACAGGTGGAACAATAGATAAATTCGAAGCTATCCCTGGATTTGTTTTTCCTGAGACAAGAGATGAATTAGTAAAAATGGTAAATAAAGTTGGAACTGGTATTATGGGATATTCAGATACTATAGTTCCTTTAGATAAAAAATTATATTCACTTAGAGATGTAACTGCAACAGTATCTAGCATTCCTTTAATAGCTAGTTCTATTATGAGTAAAAAATTAGCTGTTTATGCTGATGGAATAATTTTAGATGTTAAAGTTGGATCTGGTGCATTTATGAAAAATTTAAAAACAGCTGAAGAGTTAGCAAAAACTATGATCGATATAGGAGATTCTTTCGGTAGAAAAGTTGTAACTTTATTAACAGATATGGATCAACCGCTTGGATATGCTGTTGGAAACGCTAATGAAATTATAGAAGCAATTGAAACTTTAAAAGGTAGAGGACCTAAAGATTTTACTGAACTTGTTGAAACAATAGTAGCAACTGCTCTTCAAATTAAAGGAGATGTTAAATCTTTAGAAGAAGGAAAAGAGAGAGTTGCTGAAGTTATATCTAATGGTGCAGCTATTCAACATCTAAAAGATTTTATAGAAGCTGCTGGAGGGAATCCTGAACTTGTTGAAGATTACACACTTCTTCCAAAATTTAAGTCAGAATATGAATTTAAATCTAAAAAATCAGGTTGGATTTCTAAGATAGAGGCTGAAGAGATAGGGAAAGCTGCAATGGTTTTAGGAGCTGGAAGAGCGACTAAAGACGATATTATAGATCACTCAGTTGGAATATTATTAACTAAAAAAGTTGGAGATTATGTTGAGGCAGGAGAAGTTTTAGCATTTATTCAACATAATGATAAAAATTTAGAATCTTCTATTAGATTTTTAGAGGGAGCTTATACAATAGTGGATAAAAAAGTAGAAAAAAATAAAGTTATTCTAGAAATTTTATCTAATATTGGGTTATAA
- the deoC gene encoding deoxyribose-phosphate aldolase, which produces MNLSRYIDHTVLKATTEPKDIIKLCAEAKEHNFFSVCVNGCYVELAAKELAGTEVKVCAVIGFPLGAMSTKAKVFEAKTCIEDGASEIDMVINIGMLKAGETEYVKNEIAAIKEAIGTNVLKVIIENCYLTNEEKKIVTQLCLDAKADFVKTSTGFGTGGATFEDIMLMKEIVGDKAELKAAGGVRDLATAEKYISLGVTRLGTSSGVELVTTGTADPNKY; this is translated from the coding sequence ATGAATTTAAGCAGATATATTGATCACACAGTATTAAAAGCTACAACAGAACCAAAGGATATTATAAAATTATGTGCAGAGGCTAAAGAACATAACTTCTTTTCAGTTTGTGTAAATGGATGTTATGTTGAACTTGCAGCAAAAGAGCTTGCAGGAACAGAGGTAAAAGTTTGTGCTGTAATTGGATTTCCTTTAGGAGCTATGTCAACAAAAGCAAAAGTTTTTGAAGCAAAAACTTGCATAGAAGATGGAGCATCTGAAATTGACATGGTTATCAATATTGGAATGTTAAAAGCTGGAGAAACAGAATATGTTAAAAATGAAATAGCTGCTATTAAAGAGGCTATTGGAACAAATGTATTAAAAGTTATAATTGAAAATTGTTACTTAACAAATGAAGAGAAAAAAATAGTTACTCAATTATGTTTAGATGCAAAGGCAGATTTTGTAAAAACATCTACTGGATTTGGAACAGGTGGAGCTACATTTGAAGATATTATGTTAATGAAAGAGATTGTTGGAGATAAAGCTGAATTAAAAGCTGCAGGTGGAGTAAGAGATTTAGCAACTGCAGAAAAATATATATCTTTAGGTGTAACAAGATTAGGAACAAGTTCAGGAGTTGAATTAGTAACTACTGGAACTGCAGATCCAAATAAATATTAA
- a CDS encoding Crp/Fnr family transcriptional regulator: protein MNQDYLSNSLSKECLNNLLRVSQCQEFKQGETLFLEHAFCENVYFIISGNVTVYKDNSDGKRKIIYLLGKDSFLNDTAIYDNPSKTNISCDAFTDVKVLIIPIKELKKLISNHPDLAILMIKSLSKKTKRLYRQLKNTTTISMDKRIAAKLWKLAKDFGYEYKEFHGFTVKVNNTYLADMLGTNRETVSRGIKKLKELGLVKVENGQIFILKTEIKDFYRR, encoded by the coding sequence ATGAATCAAGATTACTTAAGTAACTCACTTTCAAAAGAGTGCTTAAATAATTTATTAAGAGTTTCTCAATGCCAAGAGTTTAAGCAGGGAGAAACTCTTTTTTTAGAGCACGCCTTTTGTGAAAATGTATATTTTATAATTAGTGGAAATGTTACCGTATATAAAGATAATTCAGATGGAAAAAGGAAGATAATTTATTTGTTGGGAAAAGATTCATTTTTAAATGATACAGCAATCTACGATAATCCTTCAAAAACAAATATTAGTTGCGATGCATTTACAGATGTTAAAGTTTTAATTATCCCAATTAAAGAGCTAAAAAAATTGATTTCAAATCATCCAGATTTAGCTATCTTAATGATAAAATCTCTTTCGAAAAAAACAAAACGTCTATATAGACAATTAAAAAATACAACAACAATATCTATGGATAAAAGAATTGCTGCAAAATTATGGAAATTAGCAAAAGATTTTGGATACGAATACAAGGAATTTCATGGATTTACAGTAAAAGTTAATAACACGTATTTAGCTGATATGTTAGGTACAAATAGAGAAACAGTTTCTAGAGGAATAAAAAAACTTAAAGAACTAGGTCTTGTAAAAGTTGAAAATGGACAGATTTTTATACTTAAAACTGAAATCAAAGATTTTTATAGACGTTAA
- a CDS encoding DUF1456 family protein, translated as MTNNDVLRRVRYALRINDKAMLEVFKLGGMNISLEELTALLSKPEDENFKTCNNKTLDVFLSGLITYKRGPQKDAPQRVEEVPNNKNINNYILRKLKIALAFRSEDMIDAFKTGGVNMSESELSAIFRRPDHKNYREAGDKYVRVFIKGITELFRGEK; from the coding sequence ATGACAAATAATGACGTTCTAAGAAGAGTTAGATATGCTTTAAGAATAAATGACAAAGCAATGTTAGAAGTTTTCAAATTAGGAGGAATGAATATCTCTTTAGAAGAGTTAACTGCTCTATTAAGTAAACCTGAAGATGAAAACTTTAAAACTTGTAATAATAAAACTTTAGATGTCTTTTTAAGTGGACTTATCACTTATAAAAGAGGACCTCAAAAAGATGCTCCGCAAAGAGTTGAAGAGGTACCAAATAACAAAAATATAAATAACTATATCTTAAGAAAGTTAAAGATTGCTTTAGCTTTTAGAAGTGAAGATATGATAGATGCATTTAAAACTGGTGGAGTTAATATGTCTGAATCAGAATTAAGTGCAATCTTCAGAAGACCAGACCACAAAAATTACAGAGAAGCTGGAGATAAATATGTTAGAGTATTTATTAAGGGAATCACTGAACTTTTTAGAGGAGAGAAATAA
- the asrA gene encoding anaerobic sulfite reductase subunit AsrA: MKKLLTNDEFNSVLLNLSKEYDIYAPVTLPFKGTFSDTDLVKYEKITKLEEINLKDKSYYSAKEILLPIRQTIFYFNENEFKKPEGRTKKALVLLRSCDLHAIERVDNIYLNNKFADEYYADAKKMVKFAVIGCPGKGWESCFCASMGTNTTENYNLGLTFKDGAVYTHIKDEELNEFFNNGKDEEFQMEFVTENVEKVIVPENIELEDIINDEMWRDYDRCIKCGRCNFVCPTCTCFTTQDIFNRDNSKTGERRRVWASCHVDGFSTMAGGHEFRQKSGDRMRFKVMHKISDYKKRFGTHMCIGCGRCDDACPEYISYINCINKLSKKLGDNNE, encoded by the coding sequence ATGAAAAAATTATTAACAAATGATGAATTTAATAGTGTTTTATTAAATTTATCAAAAGAGTATGATATCTATGCTCCAGTTACACTTCCTTTTAAAGGAACATTCTCTGATACTGATTTAGTTAAATATGAAAAGATAACTAAATTAGAAGAGATCAATCTAAAAGACAAAAGTTACTATTCAGCTAAAGAGATTCTACTACCAATAAGACAAACAATATTTTATTTCAATGAGAATGAGTTTAAAAAACCAGAAGGAAGAACAAAAAAAGCTTTAGTTTTATTAAGAAGCTGTGACCTTCATGCTATTGAAAGAGTGGATAATATATATTTAAATAACAAATTTGCAGATGAATATTATGCTGATGCAAAAAAAATGGTTAAATTTGCTGTTATTGGTTGTCCAGGAAAAGGTTGGGAGAGCTGCTTCTGCGCTTCAATGGGAACAAATACAACAGAGAACTATAACTTAGGCCTTACATTTAAAGATGGTGCAGTTTATACTCATATAAAAGATGAAGAGTTAAACGAGTTCTTCAATAATGGAAAAGATGAAGAGTTTCAAATGGAGTTTGTAACAGAAAATGTTGAAAAAGTTATAGTTCCTGAAAATATAGAGTTAGAAGATATTATAAATGACGAGATGTGGAGAGATTACGATAGATGTATTAAGTGTGGAAGATGTAATTTTGTTTGTCCTACTTGTACTTGTTTTACAACTCAAGATATCTTTAATAGAGACAACTCTAAAACAGGAGAAAGAAGAAGAGTTTGGGCTTCTTGCCATGTAGATGGATTTTCAACTATGGCTGGTGGACATGAATTTAGACAAAAATCTGGAGATAGAATGAGATTTAAAGTTATGCATAAAATCTCTGACTATAAAAAAAGATTTGGAACTCATATGTGTATAGGATGCGGAAGATGTGACGATGCGTGCCCAGAGTATATATCTTATATAAACTGTATAAATAAACTATCGAAAAAGTTAGGTGATAATAATGAGTAA
- the asrB gene encoding anaerobic sulfite reductase subunit AsrB, with the protein MSNIYMPEKGEILSIVQESPIEWLFKVKTTIKPAPGQFIQLSIPMVGEAPISVANYNHDEEWIEFLIRKVGKVTDAIFNLQPGDSIFLRGAYGNCFPMDTYSGKRVIVVAGGSGTAPVRPLIKHFIDDENTDIELIFGFKDQESILFKKEIDEWRKKTPMILTVDKGCGIDGECVGLVTEYIPHLKMYENFDNLEVVIVGPPMMMKYSALEFLKLGIPEEKIWVSFERNMSCAVGKCGHCKIDETYVCLEGPIFNYVKAKKLLD; encoded by the coding sequence ATGAGTAATATATATATGCCTGAAAAAGGAGAAATTTTATCAATAGTTCAAGAGAGTCCAATTGAGTGGTTATTTAAAGTTAAAACAACTATAAAACCAGCTCCAGGACAATTTATACAACTATCTATTCCTATGGTTGGAGAAGCACCAATATCTGTTGCTAATTATAATCACGATGAGGAATGGATTGAGTTTCTAATAAGAAAAGTTGGAAAAGTTACTGATGCAATATTTAATCTTCAACCAGGAGATTCAATATTTTTAAGAGGGGCTTACGGAAACTGTTTCCCTATGGATACATACTCTGGTAAAAGAGTGATTGTAGTTGCTGGTGGAAGTGGAACTGCTCCAGTAAGACCACTAATAAAACATTTTATAGATGATGAGAATACAGATATTGAGCTAATTTTTGGATTTAAAGATCAAGAGTCTATATTATTTAAAAAAGAGATAGATGAATGGAGAAAAAAAACTCCTATGATTTTAACTGTGGATAAAGGTTGTGGAATTGATGGAGAGTGTGTAGGGCTTGTAACTGAGTACATTCCTCATTTAAAAATGTATGAAAATTTTGATAATTTAGAAGTTGTTATAGTAGGGCCTCCTATGATGATGAAATACTCTGCTTTAGAGTTTTTAAAATTAGGAATTCCAGAGGAAAAAATTTGGGTTTCTTTTGAAAGAAATATGTCTTGTGCTGTAGGAAAGTGTGGACATTGCAAAATTGATGAAACATATGTTTGTTTAGAAGGACCTATATTTAATTATGTAAAAGCTAAAAAGCTTTTAGATTAG
- the asrC gene encoding sulfite reductase subunit C codes for MALELSRKSFTKNAYRITKDRKKTALRVRVPGGEITAELLLKVSEIASKYGNGKVHITTRQGFEIKGIDITKIDEVNKEIQVLIDGFDINQPNGEGNGYPAAGTRNITACIGNSVCPKAQYNTTNFAKKIEKEVFPNDFHFKIALTGCPNDCIKARMHDFGIIGMAMPLYEKERCVSCGACVKKCKGLSTGALRAENYTVIREHSKCIGCGECILNCPTSAWVRDDKKYYRLAIMGRTGKKNPRLAEDWILWADEESIIKIIKNTYRYVDTYINRALPKEHIGYIVDRTGFNEFKKFALEGVNLEEVAIERNMVNWNGIIYSGAENDIGK; via the coding sequence ATGGCTTTAGAGTTAAGTAGAAAAAGTTTTACAAAAAATGCATATAGAATAACAAAGGATAGAAAAAAAACAGCTTTAAGAGTTAGAGTTCCTGGTGGAGAGATAACAGCAGAGCTACTTTTAAAAGTTTCTGAAATAGCTTCAAAATATGGAAATGGAAAAGTTCATATAACAACACGTCAAGGATTTGAAATTAAAGGGATCGATATTACAAAAATTGATGAAGTAAATAAAGAGATCCAAGTTTTAATTGATGGTTTTGATATTAATCAACCAAATGGAGAGGGAAATGGTTATCCAGCAGCTGGAACAAGAAATATAACAGCTTGTATTGGAAATAGTGTTTGTCCTAAAGCTCAATATAATACAACAAACTTTGCTAAAAAAATAGAGAAAGAAGTTTTTCCTAATGACTTTCATTTTAAAATAGCTTTAACTGGATGTCCAAATGATTGTATAAAAGCAAGAATGCATGACTTTGGTATAATTGGAATGGCTATGCCTTTATATGAAAAAGAAAGATGTGTTTCTTGCGGAGCATGTGTAAAAAAATGTAAAGGATTATCAACAGGTGCTTTAAGAGCGGAAAATTATACTGTTATAAGAGAGCATAGTAAATGTATTGGATGTGGAGAGTGCATTTTAAATTGTCCTACATCTGCTTGGGTTAGAGACGATAAAAAATACTATAGACTTGCTATTATGGGTAGAACAGGAAAGAAAAATCCAAGACTTGCTGAAGATTGGATTTTATGGGCTGATGAAGAGAGCATAATAAAAATTATTAAAAATACATATAGATATGTAGATACATATATTAATAGAGCACTTCCAAAAGAACATATTGGATATATTGTTGATAGAACAGGATTCAATGAGTTTAAAAAGTTTGCATTAGAAGGGGTTAACTTAGAAGAAGTAGCAATTGAAAGAAACATGGTTAACTGGAATGGAATTATCTACTCTGGTGCTGAAAATGACATTGGTAAATAA
- a CDS encoding metallophosphoesterase, protein MIWILQRLLLLILPILGVAYIFYKIYGSLWYFLFIPVLTFLPFVLFYFYRNKRSISLEIFLGHYLFYLNYIIFGALLLLLIAFIFKVFSIDILKEVSYRKTSLHIFMIFSLGILSILGYKNFKNIVVENYETPREIIKNEKSLKFAFISDVHLNGKFDGSKLKAAFEKMKNENVELVLIGGDFLDNSYKSVTDDIKSIIDKTNFKHGIYLVLGNHEYYGGIDGNIEYIKSLGINILRDEIVEIEGITIVGRDDRHNKKRKSLDELLKNIDKNTSVIVVDHNPQSLKELGNEKVDLYLSGHTHKGQIFPFNLVVDYMYENSGGYKKIGDTHTYVSSGLGTWMIPYRIGSSSQIMIFK, encoded by the coding sequence ATGATTTGGATTTTACAAAGATTGCTACTTTTAATACTTCCTATATTAGGAGTAGCGTATATTTTTTATAAAATATATGGGAGTTTATGGTATTTTCTTTTTATACCAGTTTTAACTTTTTTACCTTTTGTTCTTTTTTATTTTTATCGAAATAAAAGAAGTATATCTTTAGAAATTTTTTTAGGACATTATTTATTTTATCTCAACTACATAATATTTGGAGCTCTACTTCTTTTATTAATAGCCTTTATTTTTAAGGTATTTTCAATTGATATTCTAAAAGAAGTTAGCTATAGAAAAACGAGCCTTCATATTTTTATGATTTTCAGTTTAGGTATTTTGTCAATTTTAGGATATAAAAACTTTAAGAATATCGTTGTAGAAAATTATGAAACACCAAGAGAGATAATTAAAAATGAAAAAAGCTTAAAATTTGCTTTCATAAGTGATGTTCATTTAAATGGAAAATTTGATGGGAGCAAATTAAAAGCAGCTTTTGAAAAAATGAAAAATGAAAATGTTGAGTTAGTTCTTATAGGTGGAGATTTTTTAGATAATTCATATAAAAGTGTAACAGATGATATTAAAAGTATAATTGATAAAACAAACTTTAAACATGGAATTTATTTGGTCTTAGGAAATCACGAATATTATGGTGGAATAGATGGAAATATTGAATATATTAAAAGTCTTGGTATAAATATTTTAAGAGATGAAATAGTTGAAATTGAAGGGATAACAATTGTAGGAAGAGATGATAGACATAATAAAAAGAGAAAGTCATTAGATGAACTTTTAAAAAATATCGATAAAAATACTTCTGTTATAGTTGTTGATCATAATCCTCAATCTTTAAAAGAGTTAGGAAATGAAAAAGTAGATTTGTATTTATCTGGCCATACACATAAAGGACAAATATTTCCTTTTAATCTAGTAGTAGATTATATGTATGAAAATTCTGGTGGATATAAAAAAATTGGAGATACACATACATATGTAAGTTCAGGACTAGGAACTTGGATGATTCCATATAGAATTGGAAGCAGCAGTCAAATCATGATTTTTAAATAG